In the genome of Paenibacillus pabuli, the window GAACAAAGGTTTCCGTACGGTACAGATCTTCACAGCAGCGCTTCAGGCGTTTACGCACGGTACCAATGATGCGCAGAAGGCAATGGGTATTATCACTTTTGCACTGGTTGCAGCAGGCGTACAGGATCATCTGGATGTTCCGTTGTGGGTTAAAATCTCTGCGGCAACAGCGATGGCTCTGGGTACTTCCATCGGTGGTTGGAAAATCATCAAAACGATGGGAACCAAAATTTTTAAAATTGAACCGATTAACGGGTTTGCAGCCGATCTGTCAGCCGCATCTGTTATTTTCACAGCAACATTGCTTCATCTGCCGGTGAGTACAACTCACGCAATCACATCTGCGATTCTGGGTGTTGGTTCCGCGAAGCGTTTCTCAGCCGTTAAATGGGGACTTGCTGGACGTATCATTATTACGTGGTTTATTACAATTCCGATTACTGGAGCACTGGCAGGATTGTTGTACTGGATCATTTTCTAATTTGAAAAATGTTGCGGGACAAAATCAGGGTTTCAGACAAACTGTTCATAACGTTGTGAATATCGGGATATGTGGACAATTATACAACCAAAAAGAAGAGACGCCTGTGCATGAACGTGTGGACAGGCTGGATATGTGGATAGCCATCCGTGGAATGATAAACCAAAAGAAGATATTCCTGTGGATACAGGAGACTGTGGATAGGGAAATGAGAGAAGCCAACAGGGTTGGCTTTTTTTGTTGTCGCGTTTGCAGGATAACGTGTGTATAATGGGCTGCTGCAGAGAACGGTGCAGCGGTTAAAGTTGTACAATAACGTAAAGGATACAAGACAAGGACGTGGTCTAATTTATGATTCGTACACTCGCCATCTCACGGGATCATCAGGTATCTGTAAATGTACCGCTTACACAGCTGGATCTACAGGATTACGCCTGGGTATGGGCAGATTTCAATCAGCCTTCCGAAGAGGAAAGCCGGTTGCTGGATACATATTTTCATTTTCATCCATTAGCGATTGAGGACTGTATGCATGTGTTGCAGCGGCCCAAGCTCGATTATTATGATAATTTGCAGTTCCTCGTGCTGCATGCACTGAATCCTGCCACATTGGAAGCGGAAGAGGTGGACCTGTTTCTGGGTGCAAACTTCCTGGTTTCGTTTCATCACGGGGCACTGGAAGAAGTGGATGAAGCTTGGGAGAGGCTGCTGCATCATGCGCATGAACGAACCATCTGGGCCCGGGGCCCGGTGGCAGCAGCATATACGGTGATGGACAAGCTGGTCGATCATTATTTCCCGTCTCTGTTTGCCATCGAGGATGAGCTGGCTGAATTGGAGAACCGGGGCGGCAAGGAGTCGGTGGAGGACCTGATGAATCAGGTGTTCGACTTGCGCAGTCGATTGCTGAAACTTAGACGAACGGTAGTACCCATGCGGGATTTGCTCTATCGGGTAGTCAATTCTCAGCATGTGCAGAGAACAGGAGAGCATACCGTATATTTTACCGATATCTATGACCATTTGTTGAAGCTGACAGACATGATTGAAGCCGATCGGGAAATGACGGCCGACCTGCGCGACAGTTACATCTCGCTGAATTCCAACCGGATGAACCAGATTATGAAGACGCTCACCGTCATAACAACCGTCTTTATGCCACTGACACTGATCGCGGGGATCTATGGTATGAACTTTGCTTATATGCCTGAGCTGCAATGGAAGTTTGGGTATGGAGCTGTGCTGCTGTTGATGTTTGTTCTGGGCGGAAGCATGGTGGCCTGGTTTGTGAAGCGGGGCTGGTTTAAGTAAGGGAAATAGAAACTAAGCTAAGCAGGATAACATGAAAATAGTAAGATAAAGGTTAGCGATCTGCAAAGATCGCTTCTTTAGCCTGTGTAAGATGTGCATAAGAGAACAAATAGGAGTACATATAGATTAGTTTTGGGAATAGATGTCCACATGTGGATAAACTAAAATCGAGATGCAGCATGTGTATAAGTATTTTTGAGTGAATTGGGGCTGTTATACAGGGTGAAAAAGTAAAAGGCATCTTCAGTACTGAAGATGCCTTGGGAATTTCTCAAGGATGGTTACATGCCCTTCGTAGGTTACTCCGTTTGCTCCAATACAAACGTGGCCGTAGCGGCAGGTTGTCCATTAACAACAATTGTTAGTGTATGCAAACCAGCGTAGTATCGTCTGGTTGTAATCACTTTGAATGATTGTTTCGTTGCAACCCTGGTTCTTCCGGTAGGGAAAGTCTTGTCCGAGCATTTGAAACGTTTGGGTGCCTGCTTGCCATTTGCTTTCATATATCCGATTTCATATTCGATCCGCAACCTCTGTGATTGACCACTTTCATTAACGACATCAAAGGAAAAATGAAGATCTTCCCCGATAGCCACGGTATCTTTTGCAAGCTGAAGATGCTCAATATGTGTCGCATCCTGCTCGACATAACCAAAAAGACTCAGCGCCTTTGGATGCCCCTTTTTCAGCAATGAGCGGCTTGCGTGACGAACGATCCAGTCGGTATGCTCATGTTGTCCGTACCAGCTTGAGGCCAAATCCAGGACCAGTTCAGGATGGTCTTTTGAAATGTCGTTCAGGTGATTGGCTACGCTTTTCCGGACATACAGGGACTCGTCCTGCTTCATTTCATGCAGAATCGGAAGTACAGGTGTTGGATCGGTGATGAATCCCCGCAGTTTGGAGCCCCATGGGAGACGTGGGCGACTGCCTTCACTGGCAAGTCTGCGAATGTGCTCATTGGGGCTGCTTGTCCATTCCATCATGCGTTTCATCGTTTCGATCGGATAGCGTTCAATAAACGGGCGTACCGCGAACTCGGAACTGGAATAAGGTGTGAAGACGGTCAAGTACTTCATGGATAGCTCGTAGTTTTCCGGTGCAAGTCCATTGACTTCGACAAAATCCGGTACAAACAGATACTCGACACCGCGCATATGTGGAGCTGCCTGCTCAATCACATGTAATGCTTCTTCATAGTTGTCAGGCAGAACTTCGGTTAAGGCTAACGTAATGCGACGGATACGAGCTTTGAACTCCAGCTCTCCCCAGCCTTCGGCAAATACAAGTTCACGAAATTGCTGCTTGTCCAACTTGGGATAGAATTGGTGTAACCATTCTCCTGTCCGGTCGATTAATGCGGGAGTATATTTATCTTTAATAAGTTCCATAGTCCGCCTCCTTTAATTATTATTCAGTATACCTCAAATTATAGGGATAAGAACATAGGTTCTTAAATATCTCTATGATGTGATTATGTTCTTACTATGAAAGAATTAGTGGGCAAGGGGGAGAAGATGGAAGTGGATTAAGGCACCCCCTTTTGTAAGAGGGCGCCAGGGAAAAGTGTTAGAGTTTTTTGTTTCTTTTGGGACGGCGTCTGGTGGAATTGGATTTATTACGACCAGTCTTGTTATTCGTGTTCCGTTTGCGCGGAGTAGCGGTCGTTTTTTTACGGCGTTTGCGTGAGCGAGGCGGTGAATACTCTTCATAATCTTGATCCGCAGCACTGCTGCTTTTTTTTCCTTTTCCAAAAGGCAGAATCCCCATCACCAGCTTCATCATGGGTGCCATCTGCTGAAAGCCGCCAACGACCTTTTGCATTTTGCCGATTCCGTTCATGATGCCATCAATTCCACCGAAGCGGTCGATCATTCCTTTCAGTTCTCCGATGTTAGCCAGTGAAAAGCCCGAGGAAGCCGCGGGCGTCTCCACCGGAACTGGAGGAGCAACAGGAGCTCCCCCACCGAAAAAGTTTCCACCGGGTCCCCCCGGACCACCTGGACTATAAGGCACAAGTCCTGATGCTTCAACTTCCTGGAATGGAGGGTAGTAAGGCTCTACTCCTGGATACATCGGTTGAACCTGAGCTTCATTCAATGCCCGTGGCGGCAAGTAGGCAGATGTATGGGCCTGACGATGCGGATGAGACGACGGACGCTGCCGTGGAGCGGGCTGGCGGTGATAATAATGCTGTGGCATGAACTATCACGTTCCTTCTATGTTGGATTTCGGAATTGCGTTCCTTCAGCTGCTGAATATGCATAACAGACCGAGATGGAACTCCCTTTTGCTATAATGTATGTCATTAGCGGAGAGACGGCGTAGGCGAGTATCCCGCAAAACGGGATATTTGCGGATTTGGGCGCAGGAGAGGTTGATAGGTTTACAGTTAAATCATGGTGTATGGACACAAAATTGTAACATTTTAAATGTACTAATTCCTACGTGAGTAATCGGAAATATATAGGCGTAAATTGGGAAAAATCGTGATATAGTAGGGTGTTGTACGCGAGGGAAGGACAATAGTACCTATTGAAAGCGGTAACATGTATTTTTATTCTGTAGTGCGTGAAATCGTTAACGCTTGAAATACCAACTCAGGGTGAGTACAATGAAGGTACACAGTAACCGCTAGGGGATGATGATGAAATGCAGCTGAAAAAGCTAAATGATAAAAGCATTGAACAATTATTTGAAGCTATCTTGACTCTGAAGGATATTGAAGAGTGTTATGTATTTTTTGATGACCTCTGCACGGTAAACGAGATTCAATCCATGTCCCAGCGGCTGGAAGTGGCACGTATGCTTGGCAAAGGCAATACGTATAACCAGATTGAAGCTGAGACAGGTGCAAGTACAGCTACGATCTCTCGTGTAAAACGCTGTCTCAACTATGGTAATGACGGTTATAAAATGACGCTGGAACGCCTGGGACGCTAAGGATGAAGAAACCGGGTGTACTCATCATTAGTCACGGTTCTCAGGAGAAGACCTGGGTAGAATCCGTCGATGACGTGGTCTCCCGGTTAAATCTGCCTGAAGCATTGCCCGTTGAGGCTGGATTTCTTGAGCTTGTGGAAGGACGCCTGATTCAGGACGGTATCGACCGACTGGAAGCACAGGACGTTACAGATCTCTTGGTTGTACCTCTGTTTGTGTCGTCTGGTAGTACACATGTGGATGAGATTGAGTATGCCATCGGTGCCAAAGACGCTCCGGAGCGTGAGACAGATCTGGAACCATTCGAGGTGAAAGCACAAGTGCACTTCGGCTATCCTGTGGATAACGACCCGGATATTGCGGTCATGGTTTGGGACAAAGTAAAGGCTCTGTCGCAGCAACCGGAACAGGAGACGATCCTGCTAGTTGGACATGGGA includes:
- the corA gene encoding magnesium/cobalt transporter CorA, giving the protein MIRTLAISRDHQVSVNVPLTQLDLQDYAWVWADFNQPSEEESRLLDTYFHFHPLAIEDCMHVLQRPKLDYYDNLQFLVLHALNPATLEAEEVDLFLGANFLVSFHHGALEEVDEAWERLLHHAHERTIWARGPVAAAYTVMDKLVDHYFPSLFAIEDELAELENRGGKESVEDLMNQVFDLRSRLLKLRRTVVPMRDLLYRVVNSQHVQRTGEHTVYFTDIYDHLLKLTDMIEADREMTADLRDSYISLNSNRMNQIMKTLTVITTVFMPLTLIAGIYGMNFAYMPELQWKFGYGAVLLLMFVLGGSMVAWFVKRGWFK
- a CDS encoding DNA alkylation repair protein, which encodes MELIKDKYTPALIDRTGEWLHQFYPKLDKQQFRELVFAEGWGELEFKARIRRITLALTEVLPDNYEEALHVIEQAAPHMRGVEYLFVPDFVEVNGLAPENYELSMKYLTVFTPYSSSEFAVRPFIERYPIETMKRMMEWTSSPNEHIRRLASEGSRPRLPWGSKLRGFITDPTPVLPILHEMKQDESLYVRKSVANHLNDISKDHPELVLDLASSWYGQHEHTDWIVRHASRSLLKKGHPKALSLFGYVEQDATHIEHLQLAKDTVAIGEDLHFSFDVVNESGQSQRLRIEYEIGYMKANGKQAPKRFKCSDKTFPTGRTRVATKQSFKVITTRRYYAGLHTLTIVVNGQPAATATFVLEQTE
- a CDS encoding tyrosine protein kinase, giving the protein MPQHYYHRQPAPRQRPSSHPHRQAHTSAYLPPRALNEAQVQPMYPGVEPYYPPFQEVEASGLVPYSPGGPGGPGGNFFGGGAPVAPPVPVETPAASSGFSLANIGELKGMIDRFGGIDGIMNGIGKMQKVVGGFQQMAPMMKLVMGILPFGKGKKSSSAADQDYEEYSPPRSRKRRKKTTATPRKRNTNNKTGRNKSNSTRRRPKRNKKL
- a CDS encoding YerC/YecD family TrpR-related protein; translated protein: MQLKKLNDKSIEQLFEAILTLKDIEECYVFFDDLCTVNEIQSMSQRLEVARMLGKGNTYNQIEAETGASTATISRVKRCLNYGNDGYKMTLERLGR
- a CDS encoding sirohydrochlorin chelatase, with protein sequence MKKPGVLIISHGSQEKTWVESVDDVVSRLNLPEALPVEAGFLELVEGRLIQDGIDRLEAQDVTDLLVVPLFVSSGSTHVDEIEYAIGAKDAPERETDLEPFEVKAQVHFGYPVDNDPDIAVMVWDKVKALSQQPEQETILLVGHGSIHDGFRQRWEAGISSLAQRVQEVSGVAHTDYALLNPDSVYDKAKYWSEERGSRVIVAPLFLSAGYFTMKVIPGRLKELDYAYSGETLLPHPLLGHWLERQIQFLLERCNEVQV